In Candidatus Rokuibacteriota bacterium, one genomic interval encodes:
- a CDS encoding Ig-like domain-containing protein: MGGLGVDGRVVAEAERFDPAAQRFEALTSAAPTPRAYHTATLLTDGRLLIVGGIAEDGVPSSPAETWDPQAGTTETVRAGPAAPRLGHTAMLLPDGSVLISGGVDRAGVALTRGEVYDAGAGRFAAIETPQQPAAVPTAGPRVEFSVPSDGATDVPLAPRLVLRFSVPARVETVTSKTVTLSGPEGPEAVTVTAAEGGMLVFIRPNAPLLPGATYTLSLNGTEDGRGLSLPFTAVQFRTREAPAGPERAARAPAPGPATHSGAADPGAKGDAEAAGNAEDWEWRGERRDGQPYSRWQALPPLQAPAGVTALAGQVLKLNGEPLPDVTLRIGGRSVQTDTTGRFLLTDLPAGGPLMVIDGSTASRPGRTYARFIQHVDLTAGVTTVLPYTIWLALIDTKHVVRLPVPTTREVVVTTPRVPGLEMRIPAGVVLRHRTGEVVREVSLTRIPTDRPPFPLPKGTDFFFTPELLGAHVERPDGTESPVGVRFVLPNYQGLAPGVRVDLWDYLPEHRWRVSGQGTVRRDGRQILPDPGVEYLRVGCIFTLGSDGFAPTMGPIPGAKRCCDPVDPATGLFVLEKTDLIVPDVIPIVLMRTYRPGGLTRQFGAGANHPYFMFLVGEAVTYSSADLVRADGSKIHYVRTSPGTGQTDAVMEHTATPTAFDKSQLAWNATRAGWDITLRDGTVYEFAGAAPAPGPPLTGIRDRWGNRLTIEYAVSRQIKRITTPSWRWLEFTYTTTDLITQARDHAGRVVNYEYDGFNRLTAVVDAGGGRTEYTWDPGGADRMLTLKDARGIVFLTNEYDAANRVTRQTQADGTSYQLAYTLDLDGKIVQTDITNPRGDVRRLTFNAAGYPLTHTAASGTPLAQTTTYVRDTANRPTSIIDALGRQTAYAYDAQGNLTSLTRLAGTGEAVTTGFTYEPLFSQVASVTDPLGHTTTLAYDAAGNPTTITSPLGVATTLTWTAAGQPLTITTPAGTTQLGYDLGDLVTITDPLGRITTRFTDLAGRLVSVTDSRGGQTRYAYDALNRLTSLTDALGGVTQFSYDPNGNLLAVTDARGSVTGYSYDSMDRVATRTDPLLRVESYQYDLAGNLTQVTDRKGQVTTVSYDALNRRTSATYADASTTSYGYDAGNRLRTVTDSLAGTLTLTYDTLDRLTQEVSPQGTVAYSYDAASRRSSMTLPGQPVVTYGYDAADRLLQIAKGSAAVTFGYDAADRRTLLTLPNGVTTEYTYDVASQLTGLTYKQGAATLGVLTYAYDPAGNRTQASGSWARTGLPDPITSASYNAANHQLALGGRAMTYDLAGNLLTLAEPTGTTSFTWDARNQLSALTTPDGTASFLYDGLGRRRAKILNGTRTDYLYDGLTPVQELPVGSAAATLLTGLGIDEYFTRTTGATTRTLLTDALGSTVALTDATGALQAEYTYEPFGATTETGADSNPFQYTGREQDAGTGLYSYRARYYHPGLQRFVSEDPIGFAGGDVNFYAYVRNNPLLWIDPWGLRYTVEQLAAIIYNETAGYEDGGQCSLYGARTAIGNVAVNREAVGMLGGIAPASLGVQEERNIRGGHPRAGAAYAQALSVAAAVLAGRKDEEQNLVDPTRGALHFIFDYGQGLPRWARVAPRLMFGPCINRGGGGDVPRNVPTLIKVVP; this comes from the coding sequence GTGGGGGGGCTGGGCGTGGACGGGCGGGTGGTGGCCGAGGCAGAGCGCTTCGATCCGGCAGCGCAGCGCTTCGAGGCGCTGACCTCCGCAGCGCCCACGCCGCGTGCGTATCACACCGCGACGCTTCTCACGGATGGTCGGCTGCTCATCGTCGGCGGGATCGCGGAAGATGGAGTGCCGTCTAGTCCCGCCGAGACCTGGGACCCGCAGGCCGGCACGACGGAGACTGTCCGCGCCGGTCCCGCGGCGCCCCGCCTGGGCCACACGGCGATGCTCCTCCCGGACGGCAGCGTCCTGATCTCGGGTGGGGTCGATCGCGCCGGCGTCGCCCTCACGCGAGGTGAGGTGTACGACGCGGGCGCCGGGCGCTTCGCTGCGATCGAGACGCCCCAGCAGCCAGCCGCGGTGCCGACGGCTGGCCCGCGCGTGGAGTTCTCGGTACCGTCTGACGGGGCCACGGACGTGCCCCTCGCGCCGCGCCTGGTGCTGCGCTTCTCGGTCCCCGCGCGGGTCGAGACGGTGACGAGCAAGACGGTCACGCTGAGCGGCCCCGAGGGGCCCGAAGCCGTCACCGTGACGGCGGCCGAAGGCGGCATGCTGGTGTTCATCCGCCCGAACGCGCCGCTCCTGCCGGGCGCCACCTACACGCTGTCGCTGAACGGGACGGAGGACGGGCGCGGGCTCTCTCTGCCTTTCACGGCCGTCCAGTTCAGGACCCGGGAGGCGCCGGCGGGGCCCGAGAGGGCGGCCCGGGCGCCGGCGCCCGGGCCCGCGACCCACTCGGGGGCGGCTGACCCGGGGGCGAAGGGGGACGCGGAGGCCGCCGGCAACGCAGAGGACTGGGAGTGGAGGGGCGAGCGGCGGGACGGCCAGCCCTACTCTCGGTGGCAGGCTCTGCCACCGCTCCAGGCCCCGGCGGGGGTGACGGCGCTGGCCGGCCAAGTGCTCAAGCTCAACGGGGAGCCGCTGCCCGACGTCACGCTGCGCATCGGCGGGCGCAGCGTGCAGACGGATACGACGGGACGCTTCCTGCTCACCGACCTCCCCGCCGGCGGGCCGCTGATGGTCATCGACGGCTCCACGGCGAGCCGGCCGGGGCGCACCTACGCGCGGTTCATCCAGCACGTGGACCTCACGGCCGGCGTCACGACCGTGCTGCCGTATACCATCTGGCTGGCGCTCATCGACACGAAGCACGTGGTGCGGCTGCCCGTTCCGACGACGCGCGAGGTCGTCGTGACGACGCCTCGGGTGCCGGGGCTGGAGATGCGGATCCCGGCGGGCGTCGTCCTGCGCCACCGCACGGGCGAGGTGGTCAGGGAGGTGTCGCTGACGCGCATCCCGACGGACCGACCGCCGTTCCCTCTGCCCAAGGGCACCGACTTCTTCTTCACCCCCGAACTACTCGGGGCGCACGTGGAGCGCCCGGACGGCACCGAGAGCCCTGTGGGGGTGCGCTTCGTGCTCCCCAACTACCAGGGCCTGGCTCCCGGCGTCCGGGTCGACCTCTGGGACTACCTGCCCGAGCACCGCTGGCGCGTGTCGGGCCAGGGCACGGTGCGGCGCGATGGCCGCCAGATCCTGCCCGACCCCGGCGTGGAGTACTTGCGTGTGGGCTGCATCTTCACCCTCGGGAGCGACGGCTTTGCGCCCACGATGGGGCCGATCCCGGGGGCCAAGCGGTGCTGCGACCCGGTGGATCCGGCCACGGGGCTGTTCGTGCTGGAGAAGACCGACCTCATCGTGCCCGACGTGATCCCGATCGTGCTGATGCGGACGTACCGGCCCGGGGGGCTGACGCGGCAGTTTGGCGCCGGGGCCAACCACCCCTACTTCATGTTCCTGGTGGGCGAGGCCGTGACCTACAGCTCGGCGGACCTGGTGCGGGCGGACGGCTCGAAGATCCACTACGTGCGGACCTCGCCAGGGACCGGGCAGACGGACGCCGTGATGGAGCACACGGCGACGCCGACGGCCTTCGACAAGTCCCAGTTGGCCTGGAACGCGACCCGGGCCGGCTGGGACATCACGCTGCGGGACGGCACGGTCTACGAGTTCGCGGGGGCGGCCCCGGCCCCGGGCCCCCCGCTGACCGGGATCCGGGACCGGTGGGGGAACCGCTTGACCATCGAATACGCAGTGTCGCGGCAGATCAAGCGGATCACCACGCCGAGCTGGCGGTGGCTGGAGTTCACCTACACGACCACGGACCTGATCACCCAGGCCCGGGACCACGCCGGGCGGGTGGTGAACTACGAGTACGACGGGTTCAATCGGCTGACCGCCGTGGTGGACGCGGGCGGGGGGCGGACGGAGTACACATGGGACCCGGGCGGCGCCGACCGGATGCTGACGCTGAAGGACGCCCGAGGGATCGTGTTCCTGACCAACGAGTATGACGCCGCGAACCGGGTCACCCGGCAGACGCAGGCGGACGGCACGAGCTACCAGCTCGCCTATACGCTGGACCTGGACGGCAAGATCGTGCAGACGGACATCACCAACCCCCGGGGCGACGTGCGGCGGCTGACGTTCAACGCCGCGGGCTACCCGCTGACCCACACCGCCGCTTCCGGCACCCCGCTGGCCCAGACGACGACGTACGTGCGGGACACCGCCAACCGGCCGACCTCCATCATCGACGCCCTGGGGCGGCAGACGGCCTACGCATACGACGCCCAGGGGAACCTCACGAGCCTCACCCGGCTGGCAGGGACGGGCGAGGCGGTGACGACGGGCTTCACCTACGAGCCCCTCTTCAGCCAGGTGGCGAGCGTGACGGACCCGCTGGGCCACACGACGACGCTCGCCTACGACGCGGCGGGGAACCCGACGACGATCACGAGCCCGCTGGGGGTGGCGACGACGCTGACCTGGACGGCGGCGGGGCAGCCGCTGACGATCACGACGCCGGCGGGGACGACCCAGCTCGGCTACGACCTCGGGGACCTGGTCACGATCACCGACCCGCTCGGGCGCATCACCACGCGCTTCACGGATCTCGCCGGCCGGCTGGTGAGCGTCACGGACTCCCGGGGCGGCCAGACCCGCTATGCCTATGATGCCCTGAACCGGCTGACGAGCCTGACCGACGCCCTGGGCGGGGTGACGCAGTTCAGCTACGACCCGAACGGCAACCTCCTCGCCGTGACCGACGCCCGGGGGAGCGTCACCGGGTACAGCTACGACAGCATGGACCGGGTGGCGACGCGGACGGACCCGCTCCTCCGGGTGGAGAGCTACCAGTACGATCTCGCCGGCAACCTGACCCAGGTGACGGACCGGAAGGGCCAGGTCACAACGGTCAGCTACGATGCCCTGAATCGCCGCACAAGCGCGACCTACGCCGACGCCTCGACGACGAGCTACGGCTACGATGCGGGCAACCGGCTGCGGACGGTGACGGACTCCCTCGCGGGCACGCTCACCCTCACCTACGACACCCTTGACCGCCTGACCCAGGAGGTCTCCCCCCAGGGGACGGTCGCCTACAGCTACGACGCCGCCAGCCGACGGAGCAGCATGACCCTCCCGGGCCAGCCGGTCGTGACCTACGGCTACGATGCCGCCGACCGGTTGCTGCAGATCGCGAAGGGCAGCGCGGCGGTCACCTTCGGCTACGATGCCGCGGACCGGCGGACGCTGCTGACCTTGCCCAACGGGGTGACGACGGAGTACACGTATGATGTGGCCTCCCAGCTCACCGGGCTGACCTACAAGCAGGGGGCGGCGACGCTCGGCGTCCTCACCTACGCCTACGACCCCGCCGGGAACCGCACCCAGGCGAGCGGGAGCTGGGCGCGGACGGGGCTGCCGGACCCCATCACCTCGGCCAGCTACAACGCCGCGAACCATCAGCTCGCCCTGGGCGGCCGGGCGATGACCTACGACTTGGCGGGGAACCTCCTCACCCTGGCGGAGCCCACGGGCACGACGAGCTTCACCTGGGACGCGCGCAACCAACTCAGCGCCCTGACGACGCCGGACGGGACGGCGAGCTTCCTCTACGACGGCCTGGGGCGCCGCCGGGCGAAGATCCTCAACGGCACGCGGACCGACTACCTCTACGATGGGTTGACGCCGGTGCAGGAGCTGCCCGTGGGAAGCGCGGCCGCCACCCTCCTCACGGGGCTGGGGATCGACGAGTACTTCACGCGGACGACGGGCGCCACGACGCGCACGCTCCTGACCGACGCCCTGGGCTCGACTGTCGCCCTCACCGACGCCACGGGGGCCCTTCAGGCCGAGTACACCTATGAGCCCTTCGGGGCGACCACGGAGACCGGCGCCGACAGCAATCCCTTCCAGTACACGGGGCGGGAGCAGGACGCGGGCACGGGGCTCTACTCCTACCGGGCCCGCTATTACCACCCGGGGCTCCAGCGGTTCGTGAGCGAAGACCCGATCGGGTTTGCGGGGGGAGATGTCAACTTCTACGCCTACGTCCGTAACAATCCGCTTCTCTGGATAGATCCTTGGGGCCTCAGATATACGGTTGAGCAGTTGGCGGCCATCATTTACAACGAGACCGCGGGTTACGAGGACGGGGGCCAGTGCAGCCTTTACGGAGCTCGGACCGCCATCGGCAACGTGGCCGTGAATCGTGAGGCAGTCGGCATGCTTGGCGGTATCGCACCCGCGAGCCTCGGCGTCCAGGAGGAGCGGAACATCCGGGGTGGACATCCGCGGGCTGGCGCGGCCTACGCACAAGCGCTCAGTGTGGCCGCTGCCGTCCTAGCCGGACGGAAGGATGAGGAGCAGAACTTGGTGGACCCCACCCGTGGGGCACTACACTTCATTTTCGACTATGGCCAGGGTCTACCGCGATGGGCTCGAGTCGCACCACGTCTCATGTTCGGACCGTGCATCAACCGCGGAGGCGGCGGTGATGTCCCCCGCAATGTTCCTACTCTGATCAAGGTGGTTCCGTGA